The following proteins are co-located in the Vallicoccus soli genome:
- a CDS encoding alpha-1,4-glucan--maltose-1-phosphate maltosyltransferase, which translates to MTGRIPIMDVQPLVGCGRYPAKAVVGEAFEVSATVFREGHDAVSANVALRRPDGTKGPWTPMRKLAPGEGAVPAGLGGATDRWVAEVRPDVEGRWTYAVEAWSDPVATWHHNAEIKVPAGIDVELMLEEGARLFERASRQAPKGEPRQLLKDVAVALRDASRPPEVRLGAAFAPEVEAVLAESPLRELVTSSDRLPLQVDRVRALYGSWYEFFPRSEGAVQREDGSWASGTFRQAQERLPAIAAMGFDVVYLPPIHPIGTVNRKGPNNTLTPGPHDPGSPWAIGSAAGGHDAVHPDLGTIEDFDAFVARTRELGMEVALDLALQAAPDHPWVQEHPEWFTVLADGSIAYAENPPKKYQDIYPVNFDRDPKGIYAEVLRIVRHWMAHGVRVFRVDNPHTKPVNFWEWLLGEVRKTDPDVVFLAEAFTRPPMMHALAKVGFHQSYTYFTWRTEKWELEEYFRELSGPAAAYMRPNAFVNTPDILHASLQYGGPPMFKIRAVLAALLSPTWGVYSGYELFEHVAVRPGSEEYLDTEKFQYRPRDYAAAEREGRSLAPYLTRLNAVRRAHPALQQLRDLHFHATDNDAVMAWSKREGDDVVIVVVNLDPHSTREATVKLDMGALGMQWHEGFTAHDEITGEDYRWGEYDYVRLDPHHEPAHVITVRRDA; encoded by the coding sequence ATGACTGGACGCATCCCGATCATGGACGTGCAGCCCCTCGTGGGCTGCGGGCGCTACCCGGCGAAGGCGGTCGTCGGCGAGGCCTTCGAGGTGAGCGCCACGGTGTTCCGCGAGGGCCACGACGCGGTGAGCGCCAACGTGGCCCTGCGCCGGCCCGACGGCACGAAGGGGCCCTGGACGCCGATGCGCAAGCTGGCGCCCGGCGAGGGCGCGGTGCCGGCAGGGCTCGGCGGGGCCACCGACCGCTGGGTCGCCGAGGTGCGCCCCGACGTGGAGGGCCGCTGGACGTACGCCGTGGAGGCGTGGAGCGACCCGGTCGCGACCTGGCACCACAACGCCGAGATCAAGGTGCCGGCCGGCATCGACGTCGAGCTCATGCTCGAGGAGGGCGCGCGCCTGTTCGAGCGGGCGAGCCGGCAGGCCCCCAAGGGGGAGCCGCGCCAGCTCCTCAAGGACGTGGCCGTGGCGCTGCGCGACGCCTCGCGCCCGCCGGAGGTGCGCCTGGGGGCCGCCTTCGCGCCGGAGGTCGAGGCGGTGCTCGCGGAGTCGCCGCTGCGCGAGCTCGTGACGAGCAGCGACCGGCTCCCGCTGCAGGTCGACCGCGTGCGCGCGCTCTACGGCAGCTGGTACGAGTTCTTCCCGCGCTCGGAGGGCGCGGTGCAGCGCGAGGACGGGTCGTGGGCGTCCGGCACGTTCCGCCAGGCGCAGGAGCGGCTGCCGGCGATCGCGGCCATGGGCTTCGACGTCGTCTACCTGCCGCCGATCCACCCGATCGGCACGGTGAACCGCAAGGGGCCGAACAACACGCTCACCCCCGGCCCGCACGACCCGGGCTCGCCGTGGGCGATCGGCTCGGCCGCCGGCGGGCACGACGCGGTGCACCCCGACCTCGGCACGATCGAGGACTTCGACGCCTTCGTCGCGCGCACCCGCGAGCTCGGCATGGAGGTCGCCCTCGACCTCGCGCTGCAGGCGGCGCCGGACCACCCGTGGGTGCAGGAGCACCCGGAGTGGTTCACGGTCCTGGCCGACGGCTCGATCGCGTACGCGGAGAACCCGCCGAAGAAGTACCAGGACATCTACCCGGTCAACTTCGACCGCGACCCCAAGGGCATCTACGCCGAGGTGCTGCGCATCGTGCGGCACTGGATGGCGCACGGGGTGCGGGTGTTCCGCGTGGACAACCCCCACACCAAGCCCGTGAACTTCTGGGAGTGGCTGCTCGGCGAGGTCCGCAAGACCGACCCGGACGTGGTGTTCCTCGCCGAGGCGTTCACCCGCCCGCCGATGATGCACGCGCTGGCCAAGGTGGGCTTCCACCAGTCGTACACCTACTTCACCTGGCGCACGGAGAAGTGGGAGCTCGAGGAGTACTTCCGCGAGCTGAGCGGGCCCGCCGCGGCGTACATGCGCCCCAACGCCTTCGTGAACACCCCGGACATCCTCCACGCGTCGCTGCAGTACGGCGGCCCGCCGATGTTCAAGATCCGCGCCGTGCTCGCGGCGCTGCTCTCCCCCACGTGGGGCGTCTACAGCGGCTACGAGCTCTTCGAGCACGTCGCCGTGCGCCCCGGCAGCGAGGAGTACCTCGACACGGAGAAGTTCCAGTACCGCCCGCGCGACTACGCCGCGGCCGAGCGCGAGGGGCGCAGCCTCGCGCCGTACCTCACCCGGCTCAACGCGGTGCGCCGGGCGCACCCGGCGCTGCAGCAGCTGCGCGACCTGCACTTCCACGCCACCGACAACGACGCCGTCATGGCCTGGTCCAAGCGCGAGGGCGACGACGTCGTCATCGTCGTGGTCAACCTCGATCCCCACTCCACGCGCGAGGCCACGGTCAAGCTCGACATGGGCGCGCTGGGCATGCAGTGGCACGAGGGCTTCACCGCCCACGACGAGATCACCGGTGAGGACTACCGGTGGGGCGAGTACGACTACGTCCGCCTGGACCCGCACCACGAGCCCGCCCACGTGATCACCGTTCGGAGGGACGCGTGA
- the glgP gene encoding alpha-glucan family phosphorylase, which translates to MRAIRRFTVRTVLPAPLAPLGELALNLRWSWHPQTQDLFRSVDPAAWEAVGHDPLALLGTLTPARLEELAADRELVARVGAAAEDLDAYLTGDRWYQGQPAGAPASIAYFSPEYGITAVLPQYSGGLGILAGDHLKTASDLGVPIVGVGLLYRHGYFTQSLSREGWQQEHYPLLDPDALPITKLREADGSPVRVAVDLPGGRQLHADVWKAQVGRVPLLLLDSDVEDNDPTERDVTDRLYGGGSEHRLLQEMLLGIGGVRALRAWSRISGAPAPEVFHTNEGHAGFLGVERIRELMTGEGLSFDEALEAARSATVFTTHTPVPAGIDRFGRDLVAQHFGGDSATPGVPVDRILALGAETYEGGDPGVFNMAVMGFRLAQRANGVAKLHGVVSRGMFNGLWPGFDRQEVPIGSVTNGVHAPTWVAREVFELGEKAAGGPLTEPDDAWRALDTVSDADVWGLRRVLREKLVHEARARLRAAWAERGASDAELGWVQDVLDPDVLTIGFARRVPSYKRLTLMLRDPERLRSLLLHPTRPVQIVVAGKAHPADEGGKRLIQDLVRFADDPAVRHRIVFLPNYDIAMAQTLYPGCDVWLNNPLRPLEACGTSGMKAALNGCLNLSILDGWWDEMYDGNNGWAIPTADGVEDPDRRDDLEAAALYDLVESNVAARFYDRDADGLPRRWLEMVRHDLKSLGPKVLSSRMLADYVRDLYVPAGASGRVLDGAGHERAKELAAWKLRVRGAWGGVRVDHVEADGVGDTPQLGTTVGVRAFVSLGALSPEDVEVQVVHGQVDAHDDLTSTTAVPLQHAEAFEQGRHRFEGQMRLERTGPFGYTVRVLPRHELTAGPAELGLVALPTVTASEPSTDYLR; encoded by the coding sequence GTGAGAGCGATCCGACGGTTCACCGTCCGCACCGTGCTGCCCGCGCCCCTCGCCCCGCTCGGCGAGCTCGCGCTCAACCTGCGCTGGTCGTGGCACCCGCAGACCCAGGACCTGTTCCGGTCCGTGGACCCCGCCGCCTGGGAGGCGGTGGGGCACGACCCGCTGGCGCTGCTGGGGACGCTGACCCCCGCCCGGCTCGAGGAGCTCGCCGCCGACCGCGAGCTCGTCGCCCGGGTCGGCGCGGCCGCGGAGGACCTCGACGCGTACCTGACGGGGGACCGCTGGTACCAGGGGCAGCCCGCCGGGGCGCCCGCCTCGATCGCCTACTTCTCGCCCGAGTACGGCATCACCGCCGTCCTGCCGCAGTACTCCGGCGGCCTCGGCATCCTCGCCGGCGACCACCTCAAGACCGCCTCCGACCTCGGCGTGCCGATCGTCGGCGTCGGGCTGCTCTACCGGCACGGCTACTTCACCCAGTCGCTCTCGCGCGAGGGGTGGCAGCAGGAGCACTACCCGCTGCTCGACCCCGACGCGCTGCCCATCACGAAGCTGCGCGAGGCCGACGGCAGCCCGGTGCGCGTCGCCGTGGACCTGCCGGGCGGGCGCCAGCTGCACGCCGACGTCTGGAAGGCGCAGGTCGGGCGCGTGCCGCTCCTGCTGCTCGACTCCGACGTCGAGGACAACGACCCCACCGAGCGCGACGTCACCGACCGCCTCTACGGCGGCGGGTCCGAGCACCGCCTGCTGCAGGAGATGCTCCTCGGCATCGGCGGCGTGCGCGCGCTGCGCGCCTGGTCGCGCATCTCCGGCGCGCCCGCCCCCGAGGTGTTCCACACCAACGAGGGCCACGCCGGCTTCCTCGGCGTCGAGCGCATCCGCGAGCTCATGACCGGCGAGGGCCTGTCCTTCGACGAGGCGCTCGAGGCGGCCCGCTCCGCGACCGTCTTCACCACGCACACCCCCGTCCCCGCGGGCATCGACCGCTTCGGCCGCGACCTCGTCGCCCAGCACTTCGGCGGCGACAGCGCGACCCCGGGCGTGCCGGTCGACCGCATCCTCGCGCTCGGCGCGGAGACGTACGAGGGCGGCGACCCGGGCGTCTTCAACATGGCCGTCATGGGCTTCCGCCTCGCCCAGCGCGCCAACGGCGTGGCCAAGCTCCACGGCGTGGTCAGCCGGGGCATGTTCAACGGCCTCTGGCCGGGCTTCGACCGCCAGGAGGTGCCGATCGGCTCGGTCACCAACGGCGTGCACGCCCCGACGTGGGTGGCCCGCGAGGTCTTCGAGCTCGGCGAGAAGGCCGCCGGCGGCCCGCTGACCGAGCCCGACGACGCCTGGCGCGCGCTCGACACCGTGAGCGACGCCGACGTCTGGGGCCTGCGCCGCGTCCTGCGCGAGAAGCTCGTGCACGAGGCCCGCGCCCGCCTGCGCGCCGCGTGGGCCGAGCGCGGCGCCAGCGACGCCGAGCTGGGCTGGGTCCAGGACGTCCTCGACCCCGACGTCCTCACCATCGGCTTCGCCCGGCGCGTGCCGTCGTACAAGCGGCTCACGCTCATGCTCCGCGACCCCGAGCGGCTGCGCTCCCTGCTGCTGCACCCCACCCGCCCGGTGCAGATCGTCGTCGCGGGCAAGGCGCACCCGGCCGACGAGGGCGGCAAGCGGCTCATCCAGGACCTCGTCCGCTTCGCCGACGACCCGGCGGTGCGCCACCGGATCGTGTTCCTGCCGAACTACGACATCGCCATGGCGCAGACGCTCTACCCGGGCTGCGACGTGTGGCTCAACAACCCGCTGCGCCCGCTCGAGGCCTGCGGCACGTCGGGCATGAAGGCCGCGCTCAACGGCTGCCTCAACCTCTCCATCCTCGACGGGTGGTGGGACGAGATGTACGACGGCAACAACGGCTGGGCCATCCCCACCGCCGACGGCGTCGAGGACCCGGACCGCCGCGACGACCTCGAGGCCGCCGCGCTCTACGACCTCGTCGAGTCCAACGTCGCGGCGCGGTTCTACGACCGCGACGCCGACGGGCTGCCGCGCCGGTGGCTCGAGATGGTCCGGCACGACCTGAAGTCCCTCGGGCCCAAGGTCCTCTCGAGCCGCATGCTCGCCGACTACGTCCGCGACCTCTACGTCCCCGCCGGCGCCTCGGGCCGCGTCCTCGACGGCGCCGGGCACGAGCGGGCCAAGGAGCTCGCGGCGTGGAAGCTGCGCGTGCGCGGCGCCTGGGGCGGCGTGCGCGTCGACCACGTCGAGGCCGACGGCGTGGGGGACACCCCGCAGCTCGGCACGACGGTGGGCGTGCGCGCCTTCGTCAGCCTCGGCGCGCTCTCGCCCGAGGACGTCGAGGTGCAGGTCGTGCACGGCCAGGTCGACGCCCACGACGACCTGACCTCGACCACGGCGGTGCCCCTGCAGCACGCCGAGGCGTTCGAGCAGGGCCGGCACCGCTTCGAGGGGCAGATGCGCCTCGAGCGCACGGGCCCCTTCGGCTACACGGTGCGCGTCCTGCCCCGCCACGAGCTCACCGCCGGCCCCGCCGAGCTCGGCCTCGTGGCGCTGCCCACCGTCACCGCGTCGGAGCCGTCCACCGACTACCTGCGCTGA
- the glgX gene encoding glycogen debranching protein GlgX: MSTGPQPPDALPGRPRPLGATPGPDGTSFAVWAPGAEAVDLCLFDDRGREERVRLAERTHGVHHGLVPGVGHGRRYGFRAHGRWDPWHGERRNPRKLLLDPYARAVDGRFVLDDAVFGHVRASGDDTLRDERDSAPFVPRSVVVDDPYDWGDDRPPAVPWEETVVYEAHVRGFTMLHPGVPQGLRGSYAGLAHPAAVQHLVDLGVTTVELLPVHEHVSEEHLLAGGRVNYWGYNSVGFFAPHSGYSASGTRGQQVREFRDMVRALHAAGLEVVLDVVYNHTAEASETGPTLLFRGLENAGYYRLRDGRHYTDLTGCGNTVDTTSPAALALVMDSLRYWVEEMHVDGFRFDLVSAIARGPQAFSRASAFLTAVGQDPVLSRAKLVAEPWDLGEGGYQVGAFPPPWAEWNDKYRGTVRDLWRGRSDGVREVAYRLTGSSDVFGGPDDRRPYASVNFVTAHDGFTLRDLVSYDRKHNLANGEDDRDGTDDNRSWNCGVEGPTDDPEVLALRARQSRNLLATLLLSAGTPMITAGDEMGRTQGGNNNAYCQDNEVSWLDWDLDAEQRSLLGFTRLLLRLRREHVVLRQPRFFAGAPLEDGGRKDLAWFRRDGREMDHAAWFDPGLRTLGMLLGGDAMPLRDARGERIVDDSFLLLLNAGAEPVEFTLPGAPWALSGYDVVLDTAAPDVALAYPAGATVPMAGRSLVLLRAS; this comes from the coding sequence GTGAGCACCGGCCCGCAGCCCCCTGACGCCCTGCCGGGGCGGCCCCGGCCGCTCGGCGCGACGCCCGGCCCGGACGGGACGTCCTTCGCGGTGTGGGCGCCGGGGGCGGAGGCGGTCGACCTCTGCCTCTTCGACGACCGCGGCCGCGAGGAGCGCGTACGGCTCGCCGAGCGCACCCACGGCGTCCACCACGGCCTCGTCCCCGGGGTGGGGCACGGCCGGCGCTACGGCTTCCGCGCCCACGGGCGCTGGGACCCCTGGCACGGCGAGCGCCGCAACCCGCGCAAGCTGCTCCTCGACCCGTACGCCCGCGCCGTCGACGGGCGCTTCGTCCTCGACGACGCGGTCTTCGGCCACGTGCGCGCCTCCGGGGACGACACGCTGCGCGACGAGCGCGACTCGGCGCCGTTCGTCCCCCGCAGCGTCGTGGTGGACGACCCGTACGACTGGGGCGACGACCGCCCGCCCGCGGTGCCGTGGGAGGAGACCGTCGTCTACGAGGCCCACGTGCGCGGCTTCACGATGCTGCACCCGGGCGTGCCGCAGGGGCTGCGCGGCAGCTACGCGGGCCTCGCCCACCCGGCCGCCGTGCAGCACCTCGTCGACCTCGGCGTGACGACCGTCGAGCTGCTGCCCGTGCACGAGCACGTCAGCGAGGAGCACCTGCTCGCCGGCGGCCGGGTGAACTACTGGGGCTACAACAGCGTGGGCTTCTTCGCCCCGCACAGCGGCTACAGCGCGTCGGGGACCCGCGGCCAGCAGGTGCGCGAGTTCCGCGACATGGTCCGCGCCCTGCACGCCGCGGGCCTGGAGGTCGTCCTCGACGTCGTCTACAACCACACCGCCGAGGCCTCGGAGACCGGCCCGACGCTGCTGTTCCGCGGGCTGGAGAACGCCGGCTACTACCGGCTGCGCGACGGGCGCCACTACACCGACCTCACCGGCTGCGGGAACACCGTGGACACGACGAGCCCCGCGGCGCTGGCCCTCGTCATGGACTCGCTGCGCTACTGGGTCGAGGAGATGCACGTCGACGGCTTCCGCTTCGACCTCGTGAGCGCGATCGCGCGCGGGCCGCAGGCGTTCTCGCGGGCCTCCGCGTTCCTCACCGCGGTCGGGCAGGACCCGGTGCTCTCGCGGGCCAAGCTCGTCGCCGAGCCGTGGGACCTCGGCGAGGGCGGCTACCAGGTCGGCGCCTTCCCGCCGCCGTGGGCGGAGTGGAACGACAAGTACCGCGGCACGGTCCGCGACCTGTGGCGGGGGCGCTCGGACGGGGTGCGCGAGGTGGCGTACCGGCTCACGGGGTCCTCGGACGTCTTCGGCGGGCCGGACGACCGCCGCCCGTACGCCTCGGTCAACTTCGTCACCGCCCACGACGGGTTCACCCTGCGGGACCTCGTGTCGTACGACCGCAAGCACAACCTCGCCAACGGCGAGGACGACCGCGACGGGACCGACGACAACCGGTCCTGGAACTGCGGCGTCGAGGGGCCCACCGACGACCCCGAGGTGCTCGCGCTGCGGGCCCGGCAGAGCCGCAACCTGCTCGCCACGCTGCTGCTGTCCGCCGGCACGCCGATGATCACCGCGGGCGACGAGATGGGGCGCACGCAGGGCGGCAACAACAACGCGTACTGCCAGGACAACGAGGTCTCCTGGCTCGACTGGGACCTCGACGCGGAGCAGCGCTCGCTGCTCGGCTTCACCCGCCTGCTCCTGCGGCTGCGCCGCGAGCACGTCGTGCTGCGCCAGCCCCGGTTCTTCGCCGGCGCCCCGCTCGAGGACGGCGGGCGCAAGGACCTCGCGTGGTTCCGCCGCGACGGCCGCGAGATGGACCACGCGGCGTGGTTCGACCCGGGGCTGCGGACCCTCGGGATGCTGCTCGGCGGCGACGCCATGCCGCTGCGCGACGCCCGCGGCGAGCGCATCGTCGACGACTCGTTCCTGCTGCTGCTCAACGCCGGGGCGGAGCCGGTCGAGTTCACGCTGCCCGGCGCGCCGTGGGCGCTGTCGGGGTACGACGTCGTGCTCGACACCGCCGCGCCCGACGTCGCCCTCGCCTACCCCGCGGGTGCGACGGTGCCCATGGCCGGGCGCTCGCTGGTGCTGCTGCGCGCGTCCTGA
- a CDS encoding organic hydroperoxide resistance protein, translating into METIDQQLYTTTVSSKGGRDGHVRSEDGVIDLEMKAPKELGGPGGASNPEQLFAAGYAACFHSALTLVASSQGVDTSDSTVTSTVHLGKGSEGQYVLSVEIVAEIPSADAETTQRVVDQAHRTCPYSRATTGNIEVTVRAA; encoded by the coding sequence ATGGAGACGATCGACCAGCAGCTGTACACGACCACGGTGAGCTCCAAGGGCGGGCGCGACGGGCACGTCCGCTCCGAGGACGGCGTCATCGACCTCGAGATGAAGGCGCCGAAGGAGCTCGGCGGCCCGGGCGGGGCGAGCAACCCCGAGCAGCTCTTCGCCGCGGGCTACGCGGCGTGCTTCCACTCCGCGCTGACGCTCGTGGCGAGCAGCCAGGGCGTGGACACCTCGGACTCGACGGTCACGAGCACCGTGCACCTGGGCAAGGGGTCCGAGGGCCAGTACGTCCTCTCGGTGGAGATCGTCGCCGAGATCCCGTCGGCCGACGCCGAGACGACCCAGCGCGTGGTGGACCAGGCGCACCGGACCTGCCCCTACTCGCGGGCGACCACCGGCAACATCGAGGTCACCGTCCGCGCCGCCTGA
- a CDS encoding DUF885 family protein, whose amino-acid sequence MSPSDPAADPRLDALTDLAVPEARDGAGLHRYDGAVQDLSPDGVRAGLARLGGPQRPDPHDERHVAAFEARARLVLGELGMHRRDPGLHVEALDVSGYDREYAPLEERAAARGRHLAAWPDAVDAAVEALDAVSAPVAQALLGAARGLGEDVEDPAALAALDRFLAHLERAAREGDPDPSLGARALTRLLALPEGLGEQDADLGRLAAAADAERDRLHGLLAEACDRIAPGERPQDVVPRLLADHPDASGVLREARAQVDEVLAFAREHDLAPHLDGECRVGPAPASKRWSMAMMAWAAPQEPDGPSWYWVTPPDPSWPAQDVEDWLSVFSRTTLPAVTAHEVAPGHFAHGRSLRRAATPERRVLQSMAFAEGWAHYTEEVMVEQGFRGDDPRFAAGVWLEALVRVTRMACAVGLHTGAMTVEDATRRFEQDALMARASAASEARRGTFDPTYGRYTWGKLALLRLREEARAAWGPGFSLPRFHRALLALGSPPLGLLPTALERG is encoded by the coding sequence ATGAGCCCGAGCGACCCCGCGGCCGACCCGCGCCTGGACGCCCTCACCGACCTCGCGGTGCCCGAGGCGCGCGACGGCGCCGGGCTGCACCGGTACGACGGCGCGGTGCAGGACCTCTCCCCCGACGGCGTGCGCGCGGGGCTGGCCCGCCTCGGGGGCCCGCAGCGCCCCGACCCGCACGACGAGCGCCACGTCGCGGCGTTCGAGGCCCGCGCGCGGCTCGTGCTCGGCGAGCTGGGCATGCACCGGCGCGACCCGGGGCTGCACGTCGAGGCGCTCGACGTCTCGGGGTACGACCGGGAGTACGCCCCGCTCGAGGAGCGCGCCGCCGCCCGGGGCCGGCACCTCGCGGCCTGGCCCGACGCCGTCGACGCGGCGGTCGAGGCGCTGGACGCGGTGAGCGCGCCGGTCGCGCAGGCCCTGCTGGGCGCGGCGCGGGGGCTCGGCGAGGACGTCGAGGACCCGGCCGCCCTGGCCGCGCTCGACCGCTTCCTGGCGCACCTGGAGCGCGCGGCCCGCGAGGGCGACCCCGACCCCTCGCTCGGCGCGCGGGCCCTGACCCGGCTGCTCGCGCTGCCCGAGGGGCTGGGCGAGCAGGACGCCGACCTCGGCCGGCTGGCCGCGGCCGCCGACGCCGAGCGGGACCGGCTGCACGGGCTGCTCGCCGAGGCGTGCGACCGGATCGCCCCCGGCGAGCGGCCGCAGGACGTCGTGCCGCGGCTGCTCGCGGACCACCCCGACGCGTCCGGCGTGCTGCGCGAGGCGCGCGCGCAGGTCGACGAGGTGCTCGCGTTCGCCCGGGAGCACGACCTCGCCCCGCACCTGGACGGCGAGTGCCGGGTCGGCCCGGCGCCGGCGTCCAAGCGGTGGTCGATGGCGATGATGGCCTGGGCCGCGCCCCAGGAGCCGGACGGCCCGTCCTGGTACTGGGTCACCCCGCCCGACCCGTCCTGGCCCGCGCAGGACGTCGAGGACTGGCTGTCGGTCTTCAGCCGCACCACGCTGCCCGCGGTGACCGCGCACGAGGTCGCCCCCGGGCACTTCGCGCACGGGCGCTCGCTGCGCCGCGCCGCGACCCCCGAGCGGCGGGTCCTGCAGTCGATGGCGTTCGCCGAGGGCTGGGCGCACTACACCGAGGAGGTCATGGTCGAGCAGGGCTTCCGCGGCGACGACCCGCGCTTCGCGGCCGGCGTGTGGCTGGAGGCCCTCGTGCGGGTGACCCGCATGGCGTGCGCCGTCGGCCTGCACACCGGCGCGATGACCGTCGAGGACGCGACCCGGCGGTTCGAGCAGGACGCGCTCATGGCGCGCGCGTCGGCCGCCTCGGAGGCGCGGCGCGGGACGTTCGACCCCACGTACGGGCGCTACACCTGGGGCAAGCTCGCCCTGCTGCGCCTGCGCGAGGAGGCCCGGGCCGCCTGGGGCCCGGGCTTCTCCCTGCCGCGCTTCCACCGCGCCCTGCTCGCCCTCGGCAGCCCGCCCCTGGGGCTGCTGCCGACGGCGCTCGAGCGCGGCTGA
- a CDS encoding FAD-dependent monooxygenase has translation MSAVGRPLRVAVAGGGLAGLCTAAALAADGAEVVVHERARRLEEVGAGIQLSPNATRHLRALGLGRHLRADRVGLPHGREVRRWDDGTVVQRTALGAACAGAYGAPYLTLLRPDLQAALLALAGPRLVRTGSRVARVEESADGVGLVLEDGSLHEADVVVGADGIGSAVRAGLYADAPRPSGQLAHRGVVPVGALGPGPWAERAVVWLAHDRHLVHYPVDGGRRVAWVATVPEGDGLDGYAAWDPRVRALLAAGRREAAAVAARPLQDRRPRRRWSTARCTLAGDAAHAMLPFLAQGANQAVEDAAALAACLRDAGPGGTATALAAYERRRAGRAARVVRASRAAARLPDPPPPPAARDDDGTAALAGMAWLYGHDAAAAR, from the coding sequence GTGAGCGCCGTGGGCCGCCCGCTGCGGGTCGCCGTCGCCGGCGGGGGCCTCGCCGGCCTCTGCACGGCGGCGGCGCTCGCCGCCGACGGCGCGGAGGTCGTCGTGCACGAGCGGGCCCGCCGCCTCGAGGAGGTCGGCGCCGGCATCCAGCTCTCCCCCAACGCCACCCGCCACCTGCGCGCGCTCGGCCTCGGGCGCCACCTGCGCGCCGACCGCGTCGGCCTCCCCCACGGGCGCGAGGTGCGCCGCTGGGACGACGGCACCGTCGTGCAGCGCACCGCGCTCGGGGCGGCCTGCGCCGGGGCGTACGGGGCGCCGTACCTCACGCTCCTGCGCCCCGACCTGCAGGCGGCCCTGCTCGCGCTGGCCGGGCCCCGGCTCGTCCGGACCGGCTCGCGCGTCGCGCGGGTCGAGGAGTCGGCCGACGGCGTGGGGCTCGTCCTGGAGGACGGCTCGCTGCACGAGGCCGACGTCGTGGTCGGCGCGGACGGCATCGGCTCGGCGGTGCGCGCCGGCCTCTACGCGGACGCACCGCGCCCCTCCGGCCAGCTCGCCCACCGCGGGGTCGTCCCGGTCGGCGCGCTGGGGCCCGGGCCGTGGGCCGAGCGGGCCGTCGTCTGGCTGGCCCACGACCGGCACCTCGTGCACTACCCCGTCGACGGCGGGCGCCGGGTCGCGTGGGTCGCGACCGTCCCGGAGGGGGACGGGCTCGACGGGTACGCCGCCTGGGACCCGCGGGTGCGCGCCCTGCTCGCCGCGGGCCGGCGCGAGGCCGCGGCCGTGGCGGCCCGTCCCCTGCAGGACCGCCGGCCGCGCCGGCGGTGGTCGACGGCGCGCTGCACGCTCGCCGGCGACGCGGCGCACGCGATGCTCCCGTTCCTCGCCCAGGGCGCCAACCAGGCGGTCGAGGACGCGGCCGCGCTCGCCGCGTGCCTGCGCGACGCCGGGCCGGGCGGGACCGCCACCGCCCTCGCCGCGTACGAGCGCCGCCGCGCCGGCCGCGCCGCCCGCGTCGTGCGCGCCTCCCGCGCCGCCGCGCGCCTGCCCGACCCGCCCCCGCCGCCGGCGGCGCGGGACGACGACGGCACCGCCGCCCTGGCGGGGATGGCCTGGCTGTACGGGCACGACGCCGCCGCCGCGCGGTGA